A section of the bacterium genome encodes:
- a CDS encoding Lrp/AsnC family transcriptional regulator, whose translation MSVEKLDEIDLTILKILQAHGRTKRNELAEKVKLSIPAVSERLRKLEEKRIIRSYHAVVDGPKVGLGLTAFIFLTVESSIYYPQIIKHAQQEEEILECHAITGEGSHVLKIKTQSTVTLERLLSRIQSWPGVKNTRTSVVLSSPKEETAVTLAHLESAHR comes from the coding sequence ATGTCAGTCGAAAAACTCGACGAAATCGACCTGACCATTCTCAAGATTCTGCAGGCGCACGGCCGCACCAAGCGCAACGAACTCGCGGAGAAGGTGAAGCTCTCGATTCCTGCCGTGAGTGAACGGCTGCGCAAGCTGGAAGAGAAGCGCATCATTCGCAGCTACCACGCCGTGGTCGATGGCCCGAAAGTGGGCCTGGGCCTCACCGCCTTCATTTTTTTGACGGTGGAATCCTCCATCTACTATCCCCAGATCATCAAGCACGCGCAACAGGAGGAGGAAATCCTCGAGTGCCACGCCATCACCGGCGAGGGTTCACATGTCCTGAAAATCAAGACGCAATCAACCGTGACCCTCGAGCGGTTGCTTTCGCGCATTCAGTCCTGGCCGGGTGTGAAAAACACCCGCACCAGCGTTGTGCTCTCCAGCCCCAAGGAAGAAACCGCCGTCACCCTTGCCCACCTTGAATCCGCCCACCGGTAA
- a CDS encoding response regulator, producing the protein MAVLMPNEAVTVLLVDGDLQHCQACKATLESQGYRVVWTSSGREALAIFSHQRVDLVVADVRLSDMGGFEFIGSLAAQRQRVPIVVNTADPAFRSSFRSWAADAIIPKSVDCDELARQVQALLQPQRFVS; encoded by the coding sequence ATGGCTGTCTTGATGCCAAATGAAGCTGTGACGGTTCTGTTGGTCGACGGTGACCTGCAGCATTGCCAAGCCTGCAAGGCCACGCTGGAGTCGCAAGGATATCGCGTGGTCTGGACCAGCTCGGGAAGAGAGGCGCTGGCGATTTTTTCGCATCAACGCGTTGACTTGGTGGTCGCAGACGTGCGGCTGTCCGACATGGGCGGCTTCGAGTTCATCGGTTCGCTGGCAGCGCAACGCCAGCGGGTTCCCATTGTTGTGAATACGGCGGATCCCGCGTTCCGCTCCAGTTTCCGTTCATGGGCAGCCGATGCCATCATTCCGAAATCCGTGGACTGTGACGAGCTCGCTCGGCAAGTCCAGGCATTGCTGCAGCCACAACGCTTCGTGAGTTGA
- a CDS encoding DUF433 domain-containing protein, with translation MKNWESCEAVERQPDKVSGAWVFRGTRVPVSALFENLKDGASVEQFLEWFPGVKRSQVESVLDYEMMILADSARL, from the coding sequence GTGAAAAACTGGGAAAGCTGTGAAGCAGTTGAGCGCCAGCCGGACAAGGTTAGTGGAGCTTGGGTCTTTCGTGGAACTCGAGTTCCCGTGTCCGCGCTCTTTGAGAATCTCAAAGATGGAGCATCGGTTGAGCAGTTTCTGGAATGGTTTCCTGGCGTCAAAAGATCACAGGTAGAATCCGTTCTGGATTACGAAATGATGATACTGGCGGATTCGGCACGTTTATGA
- a CDS encoding ABC transporter ATP-binding protein yields the protein MPNNIVEVKNVSKSYQRDSLKIPVLENIDLAVPEGEFLALMGPSGSGKSTLLNLIAGIDRPDSGTIMVANDEVTKLSESQLANWRSRHIGFVFQFYNLLPVLTAFENVELPLLLTHLSKNERRERVQIALNVVGLSDRMRHSPKQLSGGQQQRVAIARAIVADPTLIVADEPTGDLDKNSAVEVLSLLERLNREFNKTIIMVTHDQRAADKAHTVRHLDKGELV from the coding sequence ATGCCAAACAACATCGTCGAAGTCAAAAACGTTTCCAAATCGTATCAGCGCGACAGCCTGAAGATTCCGGTGCTCGAGAACATCGACCTGGCAGTGCCGGAAGGCGAATTCCTCGCGCTGATGGGGCCTTCCGGCTCGGGCAAATCCACTTTGCTGAATTTGATTGCCGGCATCGACCGGCCGGACAGCGGCACCATCATGGTCGCCAATGACGAGGTCACCAAGCTGAGCGAATCCCAGCTCGCCAACTGGCGCTCCCGCCACATCGGCTTCGTGTTTCAATTCTACAACCTGCTGCCGGTGCTGACCGCGTTCGAAAACGTCGAGCTGCCGCTGTTGTTGACCCATCTCTCCAAGAATGAGCGCCGCGAGCGCGTGCAAATCGCACTCAATGTGGTGGGCTTGAGCGACCGCATGCGCCATTCCCCTAAACAGCTTTCCGGCGGCCAGCAGCAGCGCGTGGCCATCGCGCGCGCCATCGTGGCCGATCCCACGCTCATCGTCGCCGACGAGCCGACCGGCGACCTCGACAAGAATTCCGCCGTCGAGGTGCTTTCCCTGCTCGAGCGCCTCAATCGCGAATTCAACAAAACCATCATCATGGTCACGCACGACCAGCGCGCCGCCGACAAAGCGCATACCGTGCGCCATCTCGACAAGGGTGAGCTGGTATGA
- a CDS encoding DUF4097 domain-containing protein, with product MKTYFSKILVAALWLFAATSQAGEVRERFEKTCPLTPGGSFTLENTNGSIQIVAWDRNEVKIVAQKVAHARREEDAQKLLEATEIIVRQEGNAVEVNTRTPRSKDSGDSFWSWILGGGNGGVTVTYQVSLPRQISIQIQSVNGQIEAREISGRIKLETTNGGIEVDDAQGSISAETTNGRIRIALAKVEGGATMDFETTNGSITAEFPSDFNASISARTTNGKVDCEFPLTTRGGFRRNELQGQIGEEGGRVNFRTTNGSIAILKRS from the coding sequence ATGAAAACCTACTTCTCCAAAATTCTTGTTGCCGCGCTTTGGCTGTTTGCCGCCACCAGCCAGGCGGGTGAAGTGCGCGAGCGCTTTGAAAAGACCTGCCCGCTCACGCCCGGCGGCAGCTTCACGTTGGAAAACACCAATGGTTCCATTCAGATTGTCGCGTGGGATCGCAATGAAGTGAAGATCGTGGCGCAGAAGGTGGCGCATGCCCGCCGGGAAGAAGACGCGCAAAAGCTGCTGGAAGCCACTGAAATCATCGTGCGCCAGGAGGGTAACGCCGTCGAAGTCAACACGCGTACCCCGCGTTCGAAAGACTCGGGCGACAGCTTTTGGAGCTGGATATTGGGCGGCGGTAACGGCGGCGTAACCGTGACCTACCAAGTCTCACTTCCGCGCCAAATCAGCATCCAAATTCAGTCGGTCAATGGCCAGATTGAAGCGCGTGAAATCTCCGGCCGGATCAAACTCGAAACCACCAATGGCGGCATCGAAGTCGACGACGCTCAGGGCAGCATCTCCGCCGAAACCACCAATGGCCGCATCCGCATCGCCTTGGCAAAAGTGGAGGGCGGCGCCACCATGGACTTCGAAACCACCAATGGCAGCATCACCGCTGAATTCCCAAGCGATTTCAACGCCAGCATTTCAGCCCGCACGACCAACGGCAAGGTCGATTGTGAGTTTCCGCTGACGACGCGCGGCGGCTTCCGACGCAATGAGCTGCAGGGACAAATCGGCGAAGAAGGCGGCCGCGTGAACTTTCGCACCACCAACGGCTCGATCGCGATCTTGAAGAGATCCTGA
- the moaC gene encoding cyclic pyranopterin monophosphate synthase MoaC, whose product MSNPKKLSHFNASGQATMVDVSEKEVTRREAIARGEILMQPETIALLARKALPKGDGLEAARLAGILAAKKTGELIPLCHPLGLDYVDVQINVQPDRLALEATARCTGRTGVEMEALTAVAVAGLTLYDMCKAVDREMVIGQIRLVKKSGGRTGEYRRPGEEFAPEGEAGTS is encoded by the coding sequence ATGTCAAATCCCAAAAAACTGAGCCACTTCAACGCCAGCGGCCAAGCGACGATGGTGGATGTCAGTGAGAAAGAAGTGACCCGCCGCGAGGCCATTGCGCGCGGCGAGATCTTGATGCAGCCGGAAACCATCGCTTTGCTGGCGCGTAAAGCCCTGCCCAAAGGTGACGGCCTCGAAGCCGCGCGCCTGGCGGGCATTTTGGCTGCCAAGAAAACCGGCGAATTGATTCCGCTCTGCCACCCTCTTGGCCTCGATTATGTGGACGTGCAGATCAACGTGCAGCCCGACCGGCTTGCACTCGAAGCGACAGCCCGCTGCACCGGCAGAACCGGCGTGGAGATGGAGGCGCTGACCGCCGTGGCCGTTGCAGGTCTGACGCTGTACGATATGTGCAAGGCGGTGGACCGTGAGATGGTGATTGGACAAATCCGATTAGTGAAAAAAAGCGGCGGCCGCACAGGAGAGTATCGCCGTCCGGGAGAAGAGTTTGCGCCGGAAGGCGAAGCCGGCACGTCTTGA
- a CDS encoding cell wall-active antibiotics response protein: protein MQNLKLMILLLAMCCGLGAAQAQDKDRPSRGIEDLDNSFRIDTGSTFRLRVEVDVGQVRVSRGKSKDNLRVRLVYDREEYQHTLRYNEKRNTLDIMLDKERWIGQHDSHNAGELEVELPTGGELELDFRIKAGEIEMQLGGLRIRDLSLETIAGEVNLDFDEPNQITMTNLLLNTKIGESNFRRLGNARFRNAGIDGGIGELTIDFSGDVLKDAVAEVDLDIGETAIILPRQSGTRLAVSKFMFLSHFNMPDYLRKEGRYYYSENYDDAEQTFQLRISAGVGECRIERE from the coding sequence ATGCAAAACCTGAAATTGATGATTCTGTTGCTCGCAATGTGCTGCGGCTTGGGGGCGGCGCAAGCGCAAGACAAGGACAGGCCAAGCCGTGGAATCGAGGATCTCGACAACAGCTTCCGCATCGACACCGGCTCGACCTTCCGCCTCCGTGTCGAAGTGGACGTCGGCCAGGTGCGGGTTTCCCGTGGCAAGAGCAAAGACAATCTGCGCGTGCGGCTGGTCTATGATCGCGAGGAGTATCAGCATACGCTGCGCTACAATGAAAAGCGCAACACGCTCGACATCATGTTGGACAAGGAACGCTGGATCGGCCAGCATGACAGCCACAATGCCGGCGAGCTCGAGGTGGAGCTGCCCACCGGCGGCGAGTTGGAGCTGGATTTCCGCATCAAAGCCGGTGAAATCGAAATGCAACTCGGCGGCTTGCGCATTCGCGATCTTTCCCTGGAAACCATCGCCGGCGAAGTCAATCTCGATTTCGACGAGCCGAATCAAATCACCATGACCAACCTCCTGCTCAACACCAAAATCGGTGAATCCAATTTCCGGCGGCTGGGCAACGCCCGCTTCCGCAATGCCGGCATCGATGGCGGCATCGGAGAACTGACGATCGATTTCAGCGGCGACGTGCTCAAAGATGCGGTGGCGGAGGTCGATCTCGACATCGGTGAAACCGCGATCATTTTGCCGCGCCAGTCCGGCACCCGGCTGGCGGTTTCCAAGTTCATGTTCCTGTCGCATTTCAACATGCCCGACTACTTGCGCAAGGAGGGCCGCTACTACTATTCCGAGAACTACGATGACGCCGAGCAGACTTTTCAATTGCGCATCAGCGCCGGCGTGGGAGAGTGCCGCATCGAACGAGAGTAA
- a CDS encoding Hsp20/alpha crystallin family protein → MSIVRWSPIRDMLNMQADMNRMFGTLFDRDSFETSLRSSAWGPAVDISETADSYEVSAELPGLTKDDVKISYEGGVVSIRGEKKQEKEDKGKNYHRLERSYGAFERSFRLPTHIEVNKIEAKFKDGVLTLHLPKAEEARPREIPIKIN, encoded by the coding sequence ATGTCAATCGTACGTTGGAGTCCCATTCGTGACATGCTGAACATGCAGGCGGATATGAACCGGATGTTCGGCACTCTGTTCGATCGCGATTCGTTCGAGACCTCATTGCGGAGCAGCGCCTGGGGTCCTGCGGTGGACATCAGTGAGACGGCGGACAGTTATGAGGTCTCCGCTGAGCTGCCCGGCCTCACCAAGGATGATGTCAAGATCAGTTATGAGGGCGGCGTGGTTTCGATCCGCGGTGAAAAGAAGCAGGAGAAAGAGGACAAGGGCAAGAACTATCACCGCCTCGAGCGAAGCTATGGTGCCTTCGAGCGCTCGTTTCGCCTGCCCACGCATATTGAGGTCAACAAGATCGAGGCCAAATTCAAGGATGGTGTGCTGACGCTGCACCTGCCCAAGGCGGAGGAGGCGCGGCCGAGAGAGATTCCGATCAAGATCAATTGA
- the ftcD gene encoding glutamate formimidoyltransferase — translation MQKIVECVPNFSEGRDRSLIKKITDQIEAVRGVQLLDVDPGESTNRTVVTFVGDLAAVQEAAFRAVKTAAELIDMAQHHGEHARMGATDVLPFVPVANLTMAECVEMARAVGRRIGEELGIPVYLYEGAASRPERKNLASVRAGEYEGLPQKLADPNWQPDFGPAQFNRKSGATAVGAREFLIAYNLNLNTSDRRYATDIAYELRERGRYKRTGNISPFYYKGEQVYFAADRFPCGNCDFVATSFAELAEHYQQNYGGDLAARYQSLGMDVTNLAGMPVYADGKFTHVKAVGWVVEAYQRAQISINLTDFKMTPAHAVLEAARTLAAQRGIVITGSEIVGVVPFAAMFESGRFYLRRMHKSTGIPVRDVLETAVQSLGLRDVAEFDIDKKIIGIPAREGPLVQRKVADFADEVSRDTPAPGGGSIAALAGSLGAALAAMVANVSNGKGEFDAKYEEICELAEQAQRVKDDLLRAVDEDTAAFNVVLEAMRLPKDTPAQQEARATALREGYKSAARVPLRTAESCREALQLCLRAARLGNKAVMSDAGVGALMAYAGLQGAIYNVRINLPNTKTSDFITAMSKTLDSLLQEGKTLCEQVQAEVERILG, via the coding sequence ATGCAGAAAATTGTTGAGTGCGTGCCGAATTTTTCCGAAGGCCGCGACCGCAGTCTCATCAAGAAGATCACCGATCAAATCGAGGCGGTGCGCGGTGTGCAACTGCTTGATGTCGATCCGGGAGAGAGCACGAATCGCACAGTGGTCACATTTGTTGGCGATCTGGCGGCGGTGCAAGAGGCCGCGTTTCGTGCCGTGAAGACCGCGGCCGAGTTGATCGACATGGCACAGCATCACGGCGAACACGCGCGCATGGGCGCGACTGATGTCCTGCCCTTCGTGCCGGTGGCCAACCTCACCATGGCAGAATGCGTGGAGATGGCACGGGCTGTCGGCCGGCGCATCGGCGAGGAATTGGGCATTCCGGTTTATCTCTATGAAGGTGCCGCGAGCCGGCCGGAGCGAAAGAACCTGGCCAGCGTTCGCGCCGGGGAATACGAGGGTTTGCCGCAGAAGCTGGCTGACCCCAACTGGCAGCCGGATTTCGGGCCGGCGCAATTCAACCGCAAGAGCGGTGCCACGGCCGTTGGCGCGCGTGAGTTTTTGATCGCCTACAATCTCAACTTGAATACCAGCGACCGGCGCTACGCCACCGACATTGCTTATGAGCTGCGGGAACGCGGCCGCTACAAACGCACCGGCAACATCTCACCGTTCTACTACAAAGGCGAGCAGGTTTATTTTGCGGCGGACAGATTCCCCTGCGGCAATTGTGACTTCGTGGCAACGTCGTTTGCCGAACTGGCCGAACATTACCAACAAAACTACGGCGGCGACCTCGCCGCGCGCTACCAGTCACTTGGCATGGACGTCACCAATCTCGCGGGCATGCCGGTTTACGCCGACGGCAAGTTTACCCATGTGAAGGCGGTCGGTTGGGTGGTGGAGGCCTACCAGCGCGCGCAGATTTCCATCAATCTCACCGATTTCAAGATGACGCCGGCGCATGCGGTGTTGGAAGCGGCGCGCACGCTCGCCGCGCAACGCGGCATCGTCATCACCGGCTCGGAGATCGTGGGCGTGGTGCCTTTTGCGGCCATGTTTGAGTCCGGCAGGTTCTATTTGCGGCGCATGCACAAATCCACCGGCATTCCCGTGCGCGATGTCTTGGAAACCGCGGTGCAGTCGCTGGGCTTGCGCGATGTGGCGGAGTTTGACATTGATAAGAAGATCATCGGCATTCCAGCGCGCGAAGGTCCGCTGGTGCAGCGCAAGGTCGCGGATTTCGCCGACGAAGTTTCGCGCGACACACCGGCGCCGGGCGGCGGCTCGATTGCAGCCTTGGCCGGCAGCCTGGGCGCCGCGCTCGCTGCCATGGTGGCCAACGTGTCCAACGGCAAGGGCGAGTTTGATGCGAAGTACGAGGAGATTTGTGAGCTTGCGGAGCAGGCGCAGCGCGTGAAAGATGATTTGCTGCGCGCGGTTGACGAGGATACCGCCGCCTTCAATGTTGTGCTCGAGGCCATGCGCCTGCCGAAAGATACGCCGGCGCAGCAGGAAGCCCGCGCGACCGCCCTGCGCGAGGGATACAAATCTGCAGCGCGCGTGCCGTTACGCACCGCCGAGTCGTGCCGCGAGGCCTTGCAGCTTTGTTTGCGCGCCGCGCGCCTGGGCAACAAAGCGGTGATGAGCGACGCCGGGGTGGGCGCGCTGATGGCGTACGCGGGCTTGCAGGGCGCAATCTATAACGTGCGCATCAATCTGCCGAACACCAAGACTTCTGACTTCATCACCGCGATGAGTAAAACCCTCGACTCCCTGCTGCAAGAAGGCAAGACCCTGTGCGAACAAGTGCAAGCCGAAGTCGAACGCATTCTGGGTTGA
- a CDS encoding HD domain-containing protein, which yields MKRLNEFLLGEHVTTFVVLMKKETRAKKNGDPYLALELSDATGHVAAVMWDNLESVTAEAGQIVKIAGVVEEYQGQRQVRIDRMRPAREDDEVDLTKLVPAAKEDRGVMWERFQKLIESVAQPSLLALLRRMFADEQFVRLFCTVPAGKKWHHGYLGGLLEHTLNVTVICDRLAKLYPQVDRDLLVTAALLHDLGKVHSYTPGPVFEFTDAGRLLGHIVIGAQLVAEKLAQFPEFPGELAMKLQHLILSHQGTLEQASPVVPMIPEGFLLYFADEIDSKLNALERIAQKDRPAGNKWSEYVNLLDRYLYLGEQRQP from the coding sequence ATGAAACGACTCAATGAGTTTCTGCTGGGAGAACACGTCACGACCTTCGTGGTGTTGATGAAGAAGGAAACGCGCGCCAAGAAAAACGGGGATCCTTATCTCGCGCTCGAATTGAGCGACGCCACCGGCCACGTCGCGGCCGTGATGTGGGACAATCTCGAATCCGTGACCGCGGAAGCCGGGCAGATTGTCAAGATTGCCGGCGTGGTGGAGGAATATCAGGGCCAGCGGCAAGTCCGCATTGACAGGATGCGACCGGCGCGCGAGGACGACGAGGTGGATCTGACCAAGCTGGTGCCGGCCGCCAAGGAAGACCGCGGCGTGATGTGGGAGCGCTTTCAGAAGCTGATTGAAAGCGTCGCCCAGCCTTCCCTGCTCGCGCTCCTCCGCCGAATGTTCGCCGACGAGCAATTCGTCAGACTCTTCTGCACTGTGCCTGCCGGCAAGAAGTGGCACCACGGCTACCTGGGCGGCCTGCTGGAACACACCCTCAACGTGACCGTCATCTGTGATCGCCTGGCAAAGCTTTACCCGCAGGTCGATCGCGATCTGCTCGTGACGGCTGCTTTGCTGCATGATCTCGGCAAGGTGCATTCTTACACCCCGGGGCCGGTTTTCGAGTTCACCGATGCCGGCCGGCTGCTGGGCCATATTGTGATCGGCGCGCAACTGGTGGCGGAGAAGCTGGCGCAGTTTCCCGAGTTTCCCGGCGAGTTGGCGATGAAACTGCAGCATCTCATTCTCAGCCATCAAGGCACGCTGGAGCAGGCCTCGCCCGTGGTGCCCATGATTCCCGAGGGGTTTCTGCTTTATTTTGCCGACGAGATCGATTCCAAACTGAATGCTCTCGAGCGAATCGCGCAAAAGGACCGGCCTGCCGGCAACAAGTGGAGTGAGTACGTGAACCTGCTCGACCGCTATCTCTACCTCGGCGAGCAGCGGCAACCGTGA
- a CDS encoding efflux RND transporter periplasmic adaptor subunit: MSESKSTDLSRLRLDRSRSETSNNTSARRGGVILFGLLGLAVLAVLFLLFRAGFSSAVEVETHNVIAVSPAQQNAVLTASGYVVAQRQAAVASKGTGRLVYLGVEEGDQVKEGQIIAQLEHSDLDAALAEAKASLNQALALVEQAKAERADAESNFVRHQKLLADQLIARSAFDAAEARFKRAEAAVLASEAAVQVARTRVRAAEVALEYTNIRAPFDGTVLTKNADVGEIVAPFGASTTARAAVVSIADMSSLEVEADVSESNIQRIQPGQACEIVLDAYQDTRYPGVVSKIVPTADRAKATVLTKIKFVERDQRVLPEMSAKVAFLAQPAAAAVISNDRKIVIPASALVTREGQKVVFVIREGSAVATPVEIAGTIGSQLEVRSGLSEGQQIVRNPPENLQDGMKVKVVVK; encoded by the coding sequence ATGTCAGAATCCAAATCCACGGATCTATCCCGGCTGCGCCTCGATCGCAGCCGTTCCGAAACTTCGAACAACACCAGCGCCCGGCGCGGCGGCGTGATTCTGTTTGGCCTATTGGGCCTGGCGGTGCTGGCCGTGTTGTTCCTTTTGTTCCGCGCGGGATTCAGCTCTGCGGTGGAGGTGGAAACCCACAACGTCATTGCGGTTTCGCCGGCGCAGCAAAACGCGGTCTTGACGGCGAGCGGCTACGTGGTGGCGCAGCGCCAAGCCGCGGTGGCTTCGAAGGGCACCGGCCGGTTGGTTTATCTCGGGGTGGAAGAGGGGGATCAAGTCAAAGAGGGACAGATCATCGCGCAGCTCGAGCACAGCGATTTGGATGCGGCACTGGCTGAAGCGAAAGCCAGTCTCAATCAAGCGCTGGCCCTTGTGGAACAGGCCAAGGCTGAACGGGCCGACGCCGAATCGAATTTTGTCCGGCACCAGAAGCTGCTGGCGGATCAACTCATCGCGCGTTCGGCGTTCGATGCGGCTGAGGCACGGTTCAAGCGCGCGGAGGCCGCCGTGCTGGCAAGCGAAGCAGCGGTGCAGGTCGCCCGCACCCGCGTGCGCGCCGCGGAAGTCGCGCTGGAGTATACCAACATTCGCGCGCCCTTTGACGGTACGGTACTGACCAAGAATGCCGATGTCGGAGAAATCGTTGCGCCGTTCGGCGCCTCCACCACCGCCCGCGCCGCCGTGGTTTCGATTGCCGACATGTCCTCGCTCGAAGTGGAAGCAGATGTGTCGGAATCCAACATTCAGCGCATTCAACCCGGACAAGCGTGCGAGATCGTGCTCGATGCTTATCAGGATACGCGCTATCCCGGCGTTGTCAGCAAAATTGTGCCGACCGCCGATCGCGCCAAAGCCACGGTGTTGACCAAGATCAAATTCGTCGAGCGTGATCAACGCGTGCTGCCCGAGATGAGCGCGAAGGTCGCGTTTCTCGCGCAACCGGCGGCTGCGGCAGTGATCAGCAACGACAGGAAGATCGTCATTCCGGCCTCCGCGCTGGTGACCCGCGAGGGGCAGAAAGTCGTTTTTGTCATCCGCGAAGGCAGCGCGGTCGCGACGCCCGTGGAGATCGCCGGCACAATCGGCAGCCAGCTCGAAGTGCGCAGCGGCCTGTCGGAAGGCCAGCAGATCGTGCGCAACCCGCCGGAGAATCTGCAGGATGGGATGAAGGTGAAGGTGGTGGTGAAGTAG
- a CDS encoding MATE family efflux transporter, with the protein MSTELQTPVSSGAARSVHQDSRQRLARVLADLRVAIRGSEQDFTAGHLGRAILLLSVPMVLEMVMESIFAVVDVFFVARLGAEAVATVGLTESVITVVFAVAIGLSMSTTAMVARRIGEKDARGAAVAAVQALALGVMVSVPAALAGVYFAADLLRLMGASPGILASGAGYMAVMLGGNVTIMLIFLINAIFRGAGDAAIAMRALWIANVINIVLDPCFIFGWGPFPEMGVTGAAVATNIGRGTGVLYQLYVLLRGGSRIRLQRAQLRLDWEVMARLVRVSLGGIFQFLVATASWLGLVRIVAIFGSAALAGYTIALRIIVFAILPSWGMSNAAATLVGQNLGANQPERAERSVWLTAWCNVIFLGGVTVIFVLFAEPLVQLFSRDPEVVPLAVDCLRYVSYGYVFYAFGMVMVQAFNGAGDTFTPTVINLACYWLFQIPLAYGLAIPLGYGAQGVFAAIAIAESTLAVVAVLVFRRGTWKMRQI; encoded by the coding sequence ATGTCTACAGAACTTCAAACTCCAGTTTCCTCAGGCGCCGCGCGCTCGGTTCATCAAGATTCGCGCCAGCGGTTGGCGCGCGTGCTCGCCGATTTGCGCGTAGCGATTCGAGGCTCGGAGCAGGATTTCACCGCAGGCCATCTCGGCCGCGCTATTTTGCTGCTTTCCGTGCCGATGGTGCTGGAGATGGTGATGGAATCCATCTTCGCCGTCGTCGACGTTTTCTTCGTCGCACGGTTGGGAGCGGAAGCCGTTGCCACCGTCGGCCTCACCGAATCCGTCATCACCGTGGTGTTTGCGGTGGCCATTGGCCTGAGCATGTCCACCACGGCCATGGTAGCGCGCCGCATCGGCGAGAAAGATGCGCGGGGCGCAGCGGTTGCGGCGGTGCAGGCGCTGGCGCTCGGCGTGATGGTGTCGGTGCCGGCCGCGCTCGCAGGCGTCTACTTTGCCGCGGATTTGCTCCGCCTGATGGGCGCTTCGCCGGGTATTCTGGCCAGCGGCGCGGGCTACATGGCGGTCATGCTCGGCGGCAACGTGACGATCATGTTGATCTTCCTGATCAACGCCATCTTTCGCGGTGCCGGCGATGCCGCCATTGCCATGCGTGCCCTGTGGATCGCCAATGTGATCAACATCGTGCTCGATCCGTGTTTCATCTTCGGCTGGGGGCCGTTTCCGGAGATGGGAGTGACGGGTGCGGCGGTGGCGACGAACATCGGCCGGGGCACGGGCGTGCTCTATCAGCTCTACGTGCTGTTGCGCGGCGGCAGCCGCATCCGGTTGCAGCGCGCGCAGCTCCGCCTTGATTGGGAAGTCATGGCACGGCTGGTGCGGGTTTCGCTCGGCGGCATCTTCCAGTTTCTGGTGGCCACCGCAAGCTGGCTGGGGCTGGTGCGCATTGTGGCGATCTTCGGCAGTGCCGCTTTGGCCGGCTACACCATTGCCCTGCGTATCATCGTGTTTGCGATTCTGCCTTCGTGGGGCATGAGCAACGCCGCGGCGACACTGGTCGGGCAAAACCTGGGCGCCAACCAGCCCGAGCGCGCCGAACGGTCGGTGTGGCTCACCGCCTGGTGCAACGTGATTTTCCTGGGTGGTGTCACTGTGATATTTGTGCTCTTTGCCGAGCCGCTGGTGCAACTTTTCAGCAGAGATCCGGAAGTCGTGCCGCTCGCCGTCGATTGTCTGCGCTACGTCAGCTATGGCTACGTTTTCTATGCGTTCGGCATGGTGATGGTGCAGGCCTTCAACGGCGCCGGCGACACGTTCACGCCCACGGTGATCAATCTCGCTTGTTACTGGCTGTTTCAGATTCCGCTTGCCTATGGTTTGGCGATACCGCTCGGCTATGGCGCGCAGGGTGTTTTTGCCGCCATTGCCATTGCCGAGTCCACCCTGGCGGTGGTGGCGGTGCTGGTGTTCCGCCGCGGCACATGGAAAATGCGCCAAATCTAG